Proteins encoded within one genomic window of Gemmatimonadales bacterium:
- a CDS encoding helix-hairpin-helix domain-containing protein, producing the protein MSSTERRALVLLLALALVGQGVRWLMSRPGQAPGEVQLLSVLPPRSPAAHRDSILALARPLGPDERIDADRATAAELARLPRVGLGLAKTIVADREAHGPFGSAQGLDRVRGVGPGLLQAIGPHLGFSGTPAAAPVGAEPGQAQMVDLNAGGPAELEGLPGVGPARAAAIVRYREIHGRFGSVEELGGVPGIGPAALARLQGRVKVQ; encoded by the coding sequence ATGTCGTCCACCGAGCGTCGTGCCCTGGTGCTGCTGCTCGCCCTCGCGCTGGTGGGGCAGGGCGTGCGCTGGCTGATGAGCCGTCCGGGCCAGGCGCCCGGTGAAGTGCAGCTGCTCTCCGTCCTGCCTCCGCGGTCCCCCGCCGCCCATCGCGACAGTATTCTCGCCCTCGCCCGCCCCCTCGGTCCCGACGAGCGGATCGATGCCGACCGCGCCACCGCGGCGGAGCTCGCCCGCCTGCCCCGAGTGGGGCTCGGGCTGGCCAAGACCATCGTGGCCGACCGGGAGGCACACGGGCCGTTCGGAAGCGCCCAGGGGCTCGACCGGGTGCGGGGCGTCGGCCCCGGCCTGCTGCAGGCCATCGGGCCCCATCTGGGCTTCTCCGGCACACCGGCTGCGGCACCGGTCGGGGCCGAGCCGGGGCAGGCGCAGATGGTCGACCTCAACGCCGGCGGACCCGCCGAGCTGGAGGGTCTCCCCGGAGTTGGCCCGGCTCGTGCTGCTGCGATCGTCCGGTACCGGGAAATTCACGGGCGATTCGGATCGGTCGAAGAGCTGGGCGGCGTACCCGGAATCGGGCCTGCCGCGCTGGCCAGGCTGCAGGGCCGGGTGAAGGTGCAGTGA
- a CDS encoding DMT family transporter gives MRLDRIGSQGVALALAAALLFGASAPLAKGLLRDVSPQLLAGLLYLGSGTGLILLWLARRGLTTPRPSATEAPLSRADLPWLAGAILSGGVAGPLLLMLGLARTPASAASLLLNLESVFTAALAWVVFREHVHPRIVFGMAAIIVGGVLLSWEGRLAWGGLTGPLAIAGACLAWAVDNNLTQKVSASDPVQITMLKGLVAGATNTIIALGLGARWPSGSVPAAAAVVGFFGYGVSLILYVRALRELGTARTGAYFSLAPFIGAGLGILLWHESVTLTFVAAAGLMGIGLWLHLTERHAHRHTHEALEHAHPHVHDVHHQHVHSPDDPAGEPHTHRHRHEPLTHRHPHYPDIHHRHSHS, from the coding sequence ATGCGACTGGACAGGATCGGGTCTCAGGGCGTCGCGCTCGCACTGGCCGCGGCACTCCTCTTCGGCGCGAGTGCGCCCCTCGCGAAAGGACTCCTGCGGGATGTGAGCCCGCAGTTGCTCGCCGGGCTGCTCTATCTCGGCTCCGGCACGGGGCTCATACTTCTCTGGCTTGCCCGCCGCGGCCTGACGACGCCCCGCCCCAGCGCCACCGAGGCGCCGCTCAGCCGCGCCGATCTCCCGTGGCTCGCGGGGGCGATCCTGTCCGGCGGAGTGGCCGGCCCGCTGCTGCTCATGCTGGGGCTTGCGCGCACGCCAGCCTCGGCGGCGTCGCTGCTGCTGAACCTCGAGAGCGTGTTCACCGCTGCCCTGGCTTGGGTGGTGTTCCGCGAGCACGTGCACCCGCGCATTGTCTTCGGCATGGCAGCGATCATCGTGGGGGGCGTGCTCCTCTCTTGGGAAGGCAGGCTCGCGTGGGGCGGCCTCACGGGCCCCCTCGCGATCGCCGGCGCCTGTCTCGCGTGGGCGGTGGACAACAACCTCACGCAGAAGGTCTCTGCCAGCGATCCGGTCCAGATCACGATGCTCAAGGGCCTCGTGGCAGGCGCGACAAACACCATCATCGCGCTCGGGCTCGGCGCGCGGTGGCCGTCGGGGTCCGTGCCGGCCGCCGCTGCCGTGGTGGGATTCTTCGGCTACGGGGTGAGCCTCATACTCTATGTTCGCGCCCTGCGGGAGCTCGGCACGGCCCGGACCGGCGCCTACTTCTCGCTGGCCCCGTTCATCGGCGCGGGTCTCGGCATCCTCCTCTGGCACGAGTCTGTCACGCTCACCTTCGTCGCGGCCGCTGGGCTTATGGGCATCGGCCTGTGGCTCCATCTCACCGAGCGCCACGCCCATCGGCACACGCACGAGGCGCTGGAGCACGCCCATCCGCACGTCCATGACGTGCACCACCAACACGTTCACAGCCCGGACGACCCAGCTGGCGAGCCGCACACGCACCGGCACCGGCATGAGCCGTTGACCCACCGCCACCCCCACTATCCCGACATCCACCACCGGCACTCTCACTCGTGA
- a CDS encoding M28 family peptidase: MRRFALFVPLLLAACHEARPAREFEGNVAFQYIERQVAFGPRIPGTPAHARMLAWMDSLLRLRADTLVTQQWTHVTAKGDTLALTNLVARFNPSAEKRILFLAHWDSRPTADSPLSPDSTRPVPGANDGGSGVALLLGVADVLKRRPSSIGVDLLFDDGEDFGDFTKAPDDVLMGSRYYAAHQVPGPPPLYAVLFDLVADKDLQIYPEANSMVGAPEVVELVWSTARDLGYSKVFIDAPKHNLIDDHLELQKVGIRAIDVVDFDYPPWHTIGDTIDKVSAASLQVVGDVAVALVRREE, encoded by the coding sequence ATGCGCCGATTCGCCCTCTTCGTCCCGCTGCTTCTCGCCGCCTGCCATGAGGCCCGGCCGGCCCGGGAGTTCGAGGGGAACGTGGCGTTCCAATACATCGAGCGCCAGGTGGCGTTCGGCCCGCGGATTCCGGGGACGCCCGCACACGCGCGGATGCTCGCCTGGATGGACAGCCTGCTCCGCCTGCGGGCCGACACCCTGGTGACCCAGCAGTGGACCCACGTGACCGCCAAAGGCGATACCCTGGCCCTCACCAACCTGGTGGCCCGGTTCAACCCGTCGGCGGAGAAGCGGATCCTGTTCCTGGCGCACTGGGACAGCCGTCCGACCGCCGACAGCCCCTTGTCCCCCGATTCGACCCGTCCGGTGCCTGGCGCCAATGACGGCGGGTCGGGCGTGGCACTGCTCCTCGGGGTGGCTGATGTGCTCAAGCGGCGCCCCAGCAGCATCGGTGTGGATCTGCTGTTCGACGACGGGGAAGACTTCGGCGACTTCACCAAGGCGCCGGACGACGTGCTGATGGGGTCACGCTATTACGCGGCTCACCAGGTGCCCGGCCCGCCGCCGCTCTACGCGGTGCTGTTCGATCTGGTCGCGGACAAGGATCTGCAGATCTATCCCGAGGCCAACTCGATGGTGGGCGCGCCCGAGGTGGTCGAGCTGGTCTGGAGCACGGCCCGCGATCTGGGCTACTCCAAGGTCTTCATCGACGCTCCCAAGCACAACCTGATCGACGATCACCTCGAGCTGCAGAAGGTCGGCATCCGCGCGATCGACGTGGTGGACTTCGACTATCCCCCCTGGCACACCATCGGCGACACCATCGACAAGGTGAGCGCCGCGAGCCTCCAGGTGGTGGGAGACGTGGCCGTAGCGCTGGTCCGGCGCGAAGAGTAG
- a CDS encoding type II secretion system F family protein has translation MPMFEYTARNQTGQIQKGQLDVPSKDEVGAYLRKNRMILVSVRETPKAIKLSLGQPRVKTRDIVIFTRQFATMINAGLPLVQSLGILAAQTENKTLAAVTRAVVYDVESGNTLADAFSKHPKAFTDLYVNMVAAGEAGGILDTILLRLATFLEKNDALVRKVKGAMVYPGVIICVAGVAIAVLLIFVIPTFQSMFASAGMDLPLPTRVVIAMSGFLIHYWWAIGLGIGGAFFGIKRYYATDAGRLQIDTMMLKAPVLGDVIRKSAVSRFTRTLGTLVSSGVSILEGLEITAKTSGNQVVHNAVMASRQSIAGGETIAAPLERSAVFPPMVISMIAVGEQTGGLDEMLSKIADFYDEEVDVAVSALLSLMEPVMIVVLGVIVGGMVVAMYLPIFDMMNAVQ, from the coding sequence ATGCCGATGTTCGAGTATACCGCGCGCAACCAGACCGGCCAGATCCAGAAGGGCCAGCTCGACGTGCCCTCCAAGGACGAGGTCGGCGCCTATCTGCGCAAGAACCGCATGATCCTGGTAAGCGTGCGGGAAACCCCCAAGGCGATCAAGCTCAGCCTCGGCCAGCCGCGGGTGAAGACGCGGGACATCGTGATCTTCACCCGGCAGTTCGCCACGATGATCAACGCGGGCTTGCCGCTGGTGCAATCGCTGGGCATCCTGGCCGCGCAGACCGAGAACAAGACCCTCGCGGCGGTGACTCGCGCCGTGGTCTATGATGTCGAATCGGGCAATACCCTGGCGGATGCATTCTCCAAGCACCCCAAGGCGTTCACCGACCTGTACGTCAACATGGTCGCCGCGGGCGAGGCCGGCGGTATCCTGGATACCATTCTCCTCCGGCTGGCCACCTTCCTGGAAAAGAACGACGCGCTGGTCCGCAAGGTGAAGGGCGCCATGGTGTACCCGGGCGTCATCATCTGCGTCGCGGGGGTCGCCATCGCGGTGCTGCTGATCTTCGTGATTCCGACGTTCCAGAGCATGTTCGCGTCGGCCGGCATGGATCTGCCGCTGCCCACCCGCGTCGTCATCGCGATGTCGGGCTTCCTGATCCACTACTGGTGGGCCATCGGGCTCGGCATCGGCGGGGCGTTTTTCGGGATCAAGCGCTACTACGCCACCGACGCGGGCCGGCTGCAGATTGACACCATGATGCTCAAGGCGCCGGTGCTGGGCGATGTGATCCGGAAGTCGGCGGTCTCACGTTTCACCCGGACCCTGGGCACCTTGGTCAGCTCGGGCGTCTCCATCCTGGAAGGGCTGGAGATTACGGCCAAGACGTCGGGCAACCAGGTCGTCCACAACGCCGTGATGGCCTCGCGTCAATCGATCGCCGGCGGTGAGACCATCGCCGCCCCGCTGGAGCGCTCGGCGGTGTTCCCCCCGATGGTCATCTCGATGATCGCGGTGGGCGAGCAGACCGGCGGCCTGGACGAGATGCTCTCCAAGATCGCCGACTTCTACGACGAAGAGGTTGATGTGGCGGTGAGCGCGCTGCTCTCCCTGATGGAGCCGGTGATGATCGTGGTCCTCGGCGTCATCGTGGGCGGCATGGTGGTGGCGATGTACCTGCCGATCTTCGATATGATGAACGCGGTGCAGTAG
- a CDS encoding LptF/LptG family permease, protein MRLLSRYLLRQLAAPFLFGLTALTSLMLLSQIAKKFGSLVGKGLPWSVIGEVFLLSVPFIVAMTLPMAVLVAVLYAFSHLAADNEITAMRASGIGVYQILGPVLVWGAMMSALNFVFVDQVLPRSNARLRNLLIDIGRKKPTFELREQVINEVPPSQYFLRAGRIDAATGRLKDITIYDVGGEASRRVIYADSGLMAYAEGQTDLSLRLYDGAIHQYRPSDPLTFQLTYYHINDIRVKNVFDELQRNTSDAVRGDREMSTCEMISVIDEARDEEAQAIRDRSSFLLGDLRTLLALPPVPLQPAPPAGQRAPAYCQWIESVERTLLPKTAEAQTPAQTVRPKALPQAPRPPGARPQAPRPPGAPPVKLPGPRERLQLSNWSQVATAVDRIQDSDRRADRYLVEVHKKWAISLACVSFVIVGIVMALRFPRGGIGLVIGGGLLVFSVHYVGLTAGESLADRGFVSPWLAMWLPDIVLTVLGLIGLIRVNRESGSTRGGDFQEVFDAIRHLFRRRTAAKGSAA, encoded by the coding sequence TTGCGCCTGCTCAGTCGCTATCTGCTACGCCAGCTCGCCGCGCCCTTTCTCTTCGGGCTCACGGCGCTGACCAGCCTCATGCTGCTGAGTCAGATCGCCAAGAAGTTCGGCTCGCTGGTCGGCAAGGGACTCCCCTGGTCGGTGATCGGGGAAGTCTTTCTGCTGAGCGTCCCGTTCATCGTGGCGATGACCCTGCCGATGGCCGTGCTGGTGGCCGTCCTCTACGCCTTCAGCCACCTGGCCGCCGACAACGAGATCACCGCCATGCGGGCCAGCGGCATCGGGGTCTACCAGATCCTGGGCCCGGTGCTGGTGTGGGGGGCGATGATGTCGGCGCTCAATTTCGTCTTCGTGGACCAGGTGCTGCCCCGAAGCAACGCCCGGCTCCGGAACCTCCTGATCGACATCGGCCGGAAGAAGCCTACCTTCGAGCTCCGGGAGCAGGTCATCAACGAGGTGCCCCCCTCACAGTACTTCCTCCGGGCCGGCCGAATCGACGCGGCCACCGGACGGCTCAAGGACATCACCATCTACGACGTAGGCGGCGAGGCCAGCCGGCGGGTGATCTACGCCGATAGCGGGCTCATGGCCTACGCGGAAGGCCAGACCGATCTGAGTCTTCGGCTCTACGACGGGGCGATCCACCAGTACCGCCCCAGCGACCCCCTCACGTTCCAGCTCACCTACTATCACATCAACGATATCCGGGTGAAGAATGTCTTCGATGAGCTGCAGCGGAATACCAGCGACGCGGTGCGGGGGGACCGCGAGATGAGCACCTGCGAGATGATCTCGGTAATCGACGAGGCACGGGACGAGGAGGCTCAGGCCATCCGGGACCGCTCCAGCTTTCTGCTGGGAGACCTGCGCACCCTGCTCGCGCTGCCGCCGGTTCCGTTGCAACCGGCTCCGCCCGCCGGCCAGCGGGCTCCGGCCTATTGCCAGTGGATCGAATCGGTTGAGCGGACGCTGCTTCCCAAGACGGCGGAAGCCCAGACTCCTGCACAGACGGTACGGCCCAAGGCACTGCCCCAGGCTCCCCGGCCGCCGGGCGCACGGCCGCAAGCTCCCCGGCCGCCAGGCGCCCCGCCGGTCAAATTGCCGGGGCCGCGCGAGCGCCTCCAGCTCTCCAACTGGTCCCAGGTCGCGACCGCCGTCGACCGGATCCAGGACTCCGACCGCCGGGCCGACCGGTACCTGGTCGAGGTGCACAAGAAGTGGGCGATCAGCCTCGCCTGCGTCTCCTTCGTCATCGTCGGCATCGTGATGGCGCTTCGGTTCCCCCGCGGCGGCATCGGCCTGGTCATCGGTGGCGGCCTGCTGGTCTTCTCGGTGCACTACGTGGGACTCACCGCCGGGGAAAGTCTGGCGGACCGGGGGTTCGTCTCGCCCTGGCTGGCCATGTGGCTGCCCGATATCGTGCTGACGGTGCTCGGCCTCATCGGTCTGATCCGGGTGAACCGCGAGTCCGGATCCACTCGCGGCGGCGATTTCCAG
- the pilB gene encoding type IV-A pilus assembly ATPase PilB, translating to MATAAAGGGDRLGEVLLREGLLSREQLAQALAEQKTTKQRLGYVLVKLGLVPELEITKILARQFRMPAVDLSRFEVDPKILKMVPSDMATKGVVLPLKREGRTLTVAMADPSDLGLLEDLKFITRFDLFPVIAGEYTLRNLIEKYYQQSNDQELQTILKDMEATGEDVEIVEEQEEEAATQAQMEDAPVVKLINGMLIDAVKRGASDIHIEPFEHEIRVRYRVDGVLLEIMRPPLKMKAALTSRIKILSQLNIAERRVPQDGRLKLKMGNRVIDFRVSTLPVLFGEKIVLRILDKGNLTLDLTKFGFEVKAEKDLMRAILNPYGMVLVTGPTGSGKTTTLYSALSRVNTPEVNIMTAEDPVEYNLMGINQVLVRTEIGLTFAAALKAFLRQDPNIIMIGEIRDLETGGIAIKAALTGHLVLSTLHTNDAASTITRMIDMGIEAFNVASAVNLVVAQRLVRRICKGCKASASYSEEELASLGTDLERVRALPFMKGTGCETCSGTGYKGRAGLYEVMALSPDLRRLILRGASVAELQDQAVLDGMLTLRMDGLKKIERGVTTLEEVVKETAG from the coding sequence ATGGCGACCGCAGCGGCCGGTGGTGGCGACCGGCTCGGAGAGGTCCTGCTTCGGGAAGGGCTGCTCTCGCGTGAGCAGCTGGCGCAGGCCCTGGCTGAGCAGAAGACCACCAAGCAACGCCTGGGCTACGTCCTGGTCAAGCTCGGGCTGGTGCCGGAGCTGGAGATCACCAAGATCCTCGCCCGGCAGTTCCGGATGCCGGCGGTGGATCTCTCGCGCTTCGAAGTCGATCCCAAGATCCTGAAGATGGTCCCCAGCGACATGGCCACCAAGGGCGTGGTGCTTCCGCTCAAGCGGGAGGGCCGCACCCTCACCGTCGCCATGGCCGATCCGAGCGACCTGGGCCTGTTGGAAGACCTCAAGTTCATCACTCGCTTCGACCTTTTCCCCGTCATCGCCGGCGAATACACCCTCCGCAACCTGATCGAGAAGTATTATCAGCAGTCGAACGACCAGGAACTGCAGACCATCCTCAAGGACATGGAGGCAACGGGCGAGGACGTCGAGATCGTCGAGGAGCAGGAAGAGGAGGCCGCCACCCAGGCGCAGATGGAGGACGCGCCGGTGGTCAAGCTGATCAACGGGATGCTGATCGACGCGGTCAAGCGGGGCGCGAGCGACATCCACATCGAGCCGTTCGAGCACGAGATCCGGGTGCGCTACCGGGTGGATGGCGTGCTGCTGGAGATCATGCGGCCGCCCCTCAAGATGAAGGCGGCCCTCACCTCCCGCATCAAGATCCTGTCACAGCTCAATATCGCCGAGCGGCGCGTGCCTCAGGATGGCCGCCTCAAGCTCAAGATGGGCAACCGGGTCATCGACTTCCGGGTGAGCACGCTGCCGGTGCTCTTCGGCGAGAAGATCGTCCTCCGCATTCTCGACAAGGGCAACCTGACCCTGGACCTCACCAAGTTCGGGTTCGAGGTGAAGGCGGAGAAGGACCTGATGCGGGCCATCCTGAATCCCTACGGCATGGTGCTGGTTACCGGCCCAACCGGATCGGGAAAGACCACCACGCTCTACTCCGCCCTCTCCCGGGTCAACACCCCCGAAGTGAACATCATGACGGCGGAAGACCCGGTCGAATACAACCTGATGGGCATCAATCAGGTGCTGGTCCGCACCGAGATCGGACTGACCTTCGCGGCAGCACTCAAGGCGTTTCTCCGGCAGGACCCCAACATCATCATGATCGGCGAGATCCGGGACCTGGAGACCGGCGGTATTGCCATCAAAGCCGCGCTCACCGGACACCTGGTGCTCTCGACGCTGCACACCAACGACGCCGCGAGCACCATCACCCGCATGATCGACATGGGGATCGAGGCGTTCAACGTGGCCAGTGCTGTAAACCTGGTGGTGGCACAGCGTTTGGTGCGGCGTATCTGCAAGGGCTGCAAGGCCTCGGCAAGCTACAGCGAAGAAGAATTGGCCTCCCTGGGCACAGATCTTGAGAGAGTGCGAGCCCTACCGTTCATGAAGGGAACAGGTTGCGAGACCTGCAGCGGCACCGGGTACAAGGGCCGGGCGGGCCTCTACGAGGTCATGGCCCTGAGCCCTGACCTGCGCCGCTTGATCCTGCGGGGCGCCTCGGTTGCGGAGTTGCAAGACCAGGCGGTGCTCGACGGGATGCTCACCCTCAGAATGGACGGCCTCAAGAAGATCGAGCGCGGTGTCACCACCCTCGAAGAAGTGGTCAAGGAGACAGCCGGATGA
- a CDS encoding type IV pilus twitching motility protein PilT — MSFNLRALLEEMIEKEASDLHITTGERPKLRIDGDIADSSMAEILTPKDTLQLAYSVLTENQKKRFETEDELDFSFGIQNLARFRGNCFKQRGCVSMVIRMIPFNVRTFQELGLPPAIAKLAERPRGLVLVTGPTGSGKSTTLAAIIDKINKERKGHIITVEDPIEFIHRHQGCIVNQREIGTDTKNFHTALKYALREDPDVILVGEMRDLETIAAALTIAETGHLALATLHTNSAAESINRIIDVFPSNQQSQVRAQLAFVLEGVVTQTLLPKARGRGRAMAAEIMIATPAIRALIRDDKIHQIYSAMQSGKKHGMQTMNDSLFQLYTNREVSQEECERVSHEPKEFLRMIGVTPMEEQEIVSAERGQRSAAARR, encoded by the coding sequence ATGAGCTTCAATCTGCGAGCACTGCTGGAAGAGATGATCGAGAAAGAGGCCTCCGACCTGCACATCACCACCGGCGAGAGGCCTAAATTACGTATCGACGGCGACATAGCCGATAGCTCGATGGCCGAGATCCTGACGCCGAAGGATACCCTCCAGCTGGCCTACTCGGTCCTGACCGAGAATCAGAAGAAGCGGTTCGAGACCGAGGACGAGCTCGATTTCTCCTTCGGAATTCAGAACTTAGCTCGGTTCCGCGGCAACTGCTTCAAGCAGCGGGGCTGCGTGTCCATGGTAATCCGCATGATTCCCTTCAATGTGCGAACCTTTCAGGAGCTGGGGCTGCCGCCGGCCATCGCCAAGCTGGCCGAACGGCCGCGCGGCCTGGTCCTGGTGACGGGCCCGACCGGCTCCGGCAAGAGCACCACGTTGGCGGCGATCATCGACAAGATCAACAAGGAGCGGAAGGGTCACATCATCACGGTGGAAGATCCGATCGAGTTCATCCACCGCCATCAAGGGTGCATCGTCAACCAGCGCGAGATCGGCACCGATACCAAGAACTTCCACACCGCGCTCAAGTACGCGCTGCGGGAAGATCCCGACGTCATCCTGGTGGGTGAGATGCGAGACCTGGAGACCATCGCCGCGGCGCTCACCATCGCCGAGACGGGTCACCTCGCCCTCGCTACCCTGCACACCAACTCGGCGGCCGAGTCGATCAACCGCATCATCGACGTGTTCCCCTCCAACCAGCAGTCGCAGGTGCGGGCGCAGCTCGCCTTCGTCCTGGAGGGGGTCGTCACCCAGACGCTGTTGCCCAAGGCACGCGGCCGGGGCCGGGCCATGGCGGCGGAGATCATGATCGCCACGCCTGCCATCCGCGCGCTCATCCGCGACGACAAAATCCACCAGATCTACTCCGCCATGCAGTCCGGCAAGAAGCACGGCATGCAGACGATGAACGATTCGCTCTTCCAGCTCTACACCAACCGTGAAGTGAGCCAGGAGGAGTGCGAGCGGGTATCGCACGAGCCCAAGGAATTCCTCCGGATGATCGGCGTCACCCCGATGGAGGAGCAGGAGATCGTTTCGGCCGAGCGGGGGCAGCGCTCCGCGGCCGCTCGCCGCTAA
- a CDS encoding aminotransferase class V-fold PLP-dependent enzyme, translating to MSRSDPPDVADTTDLLARIRRLERAARPLDPGAARRKRLRQAVVASSERFLRKIGSLKAYEETEDKGIGLLASPIGEHGMPVDDVIEMLEHDVVRPGNNPASGGHLAYIPGGGLYHSALGDYLAAISNKYAGVFFAGPGAVRMENLLVRWVADLVGYPGTVGGTILSGGSIATLAAIATARDAHGLRGADYASVVVYLTTQAHHCIQKALRLAGLGEARLRYVALDERFRMCPDALERAIAEDRAQGLRPWLVIASAGTTDTGAVDPLEAIGMIAARERCWYHVDAAYGGFFLLTEHGRRMLRGIERSDSVVLDPHKSLFLPYGAGILLVRDAQQLAATHDYSGNYMQDALRESGEISPADVSPELTKHFRALRMWLPLILLGTSPFQAALDEKLLLARYFHREIEALGFEVGPPPDLSIVTYRLAPAGADLERANQINQAIVDGVRRDGRVFLSSTMLDGRFTLRLAVLAFRTHRRTIDQAIGVLREQVAGIGAF from the coding sequence ATGAGTCGCTCTGATCCGCCTGACGTAGCGGACACCACCGACCTGCTCGCCCGGATCCGCCGGCTCGAGCGCGCTGCCCGCCCGCTCGACCCCGGGGCCGCTCGCCGCAAGCGGCTCCGCCAGGCCGTGGTGGCGTCCTCCGAGCGATTCCTCCGGAAGATCGGGAGCCTCAAGGCGTACGAGGAGACGGAGGACAAAGGCATCGGGCTGTTGGCGTCGCCCATCGGCGAGCATGGCATGCCGGTCGACGACGTGATCGAGATGCTGGAGCACGATGTGGTCCGGCCGGGAAACAATCCGGCATCCGGCGGCCACCTGGCCTACATCCCGGGCGGCGGCCTCTACCACTCGGCGCTGGGTGACTATCTCGCCGCCATCAGCAACAAGTACGCAGGGGTCTTCTTTGCCGGACCCGGAGCGGTCCGGATGGAGAACCTGCTGGTCCGGTGGGTCGCCGACCTGGTGGGCTATCCCGGTACTGTCGGCGGGACTATCCTCTCGGGCGGCAGCATCGCCACGCTGGCGGCAATCGCTACGGCGCGGGATGCTCACGGCCTCCGCGGTGCGGACTATGCCTCCGTGGTGGTCTATCTGACGACCCAGGCCCATCACTGCATCCAGAAAGCGCTCCGCCTGGCGGGTTTGGGCGAGGCGCGGCTGCGGTATGTCGCCCTCGATGAACGGTTCCGGATGTGCCCCGACGCGCTGGAGCGCGCCATCGCCGAGGATCGGGCGCAGGGTCTTCGGCCCTGGCTGGTGATCGCGTCCGCCGGCACCACCGATACCGGGGCGGTGGATCCGCTCGAGGCGATCGGCATGATCGCGGCCCGCGAGCGGTGCTGGTACCACGTCGACGCCGCCTATGGTGGCTTCTTCCTTCTCACCGAGCATGGGCGGCGCATGCTCCGGGGAATCGAGCGGTCCGACTCGGTAGTGCTCGATCCCCACAAGAGCCTGTTCCTTCCCTATGGCGCCGGCATCCTGCTGGTGCGGGACGCCCAACAGCTGGCCGCCACCCACGACTACTCCGGCAACTACATGCAGGACGCGCTGCGGGAATCGGGCGAGATCTCGCCGGCCGACGTGTCGCCCGAGCTCACCAAGCACTTCCGGGCGCTTCGCATGTGGCTGCCGCTCATCCTGCTGGGCACCAGCCCGTTTCAGGCGGCGCTCGACGAGAAGCTGCTGCTGGCGCGGTACTTCCACCGGGAGATCGAGGCACTCGGCTTCGAGGTCGGGCCGCCACCCGACCTCTCCATCGTGACCTACCGCTTGGCGCCGGCCGGCGCGGACCTCGAGCGCGCCAACCAGATCAACCAGGCGATCGTCGACGGCGTCCGGCGGGATGGGCGCGTGTTCCTGTCGTCCACCATGCTGGACGGGCGATTCACGCTCCGGCTGGCCGTCCTGGCGTTCCGGACCCACCGGCGTACGATCGACCAGGCGATAGGGGTGCTGCGGGAACAGGTGGCGGGGATCGGAGCTTTCTGA